AGGTGCACCTCAACCGAAGAAGATGTGCACTTTCAGCTACACCCTTCCCAAATCAACTACGCGCTTCGGGCCAACGAAATGTCCTACAAGCTTCCGGAGCCCGATGGGAAGGGCCGCAGCACCATCTTAAAGTTTGAAAGCAACCAGTTGGCTTCGAACACTCCTTGCGAGGACCGCCGGAGCGCGGCGACGTGCCTGCAAGCCAAGGGTCACATGTTTGGGGTGTTCGATGGCCACGCCGGCTCGGCATGCGCCCAGTCCATTAGCGAACGTCTCTTTTACTACATAGCCGTGTCCCTCATGTCCCAAGAAACTTTAGAGGAGATGGAGTTTGCCAGGGAGCACCTGAAGCCCGTTCTTCCCATCCTCCAGTGGCACAAGCATAAGAATGACTCCGTGTACAGAGAGGTGGCCTCGCTCTACGTGGACCATCTGCGGGTCTACTGGCAGGAGTTGCTCAATCTGGATAATGAATCTGGAATGAAGGTTGCCGATGCCTTGTCTTATTCCTTCCAGAGACTGGACTCGGACATTTCCCTGGAGGCTCAGGTACCGGCGGAAAGCGAGCTGGTGAGGAACCTCACGCTGCAGATCGCATTTTCGGGGGCGACAGCATGTGTGTCGCACATCGACGGCATCCACCTGCACGTGGCCAACGCCGGAGACAGCCGAGCCATCTTGGGCGTTCAGGATGACAACGGGAACTGGTCCGCCGTTCCGCTGACCGCCGATCACGATGCTTTCAACAATTCCGAGCTTCGAAGAATAAAATCGGAGCACCCAGCGTCCGAGGAGGAGACGGTCGTGAGCGAAAACCGTTTGCTGGGGATCCTTATGCCCTTTAGAGCGTTCGGAGATGTCCGGTTTAAGTGGAGTCAGGAGCTCCAGAAAAGTGTTTTACAAAATGCTTGTGACTCGgaacctttaaatatttatcagtATTCCCCGTCCAATTACCATACCCCTCCGTACTTAACCGCCGCGCCCGAGATTACCTACCACAAGCTGAGAACTCAGGATAAGTTCCTCGTCATGGCTTCCGACGGCCTTTGGGACATGTTGGAGAACCAGGAGGTGGTGAACCTCGTAGCAGAACACCTTTCTGAGGTACGTTTGCAGGAGCCGGAGGTGTCGGTGGAGAAGCGGAGTTTGGGATACATGCATAGTCTTCTGCTGAAGAGACGCTCTCGGGGATTTCATCTTCAAGACCAGAACGTGGCCACCCATCTGATCAGACACGCCATCGGCAGCAACGAGCACGGTGACATCGACCAGGAGAAGCTGGCGGCCATGCTAAGCTTACCGGAGGACTTATCTCGGATGTACAGGGATGATATAACCGTTACGGTCATATTCTTTAACTCTAGCGCTGTTGAAATGCACTACAAGGAGAATGAGGGTGCGTGAGGACCGCCGTCAATGGCATTAACATGTGTCCTCGGGGGCCGCGTGGGGTGTGAGGGGAGCCTAACTTACGTAAGAGACACGCAGGGAGAGCGTGTCGTCGAGAATAACATGTAACTACAGGGAGAATCGGGAGTCTGGCccgaaaatatgtttatattaaccctttcagtgttcTAGATGAGGTGATCTGAAGATACTTACCGGTTATCTGATTAAACGGACTGTGGATCAGGCGTAGGGAAGCActgactacaattcccatggtgCTCTGACTTATTCCGCGGATCCGATTCTTCGGTCTGCATGTGAAGGTccgcagaaccccccccccccacagaagTTTTGTCACCTTTTTGGTTTGATACATTTGTCTGGGGATCACAAACTTTCAAAGTTTGCTTTGTATTATAAGTAACAATGTAACGTATTTTATGTTCTTGCAGACACATTTGTGTACAGATAGAAATGTACAAGTTttggtataaaaaataaaaagaaatcattaaaaaaaatgcttgtatTAAATCCCTGAATACCCGGCAGAGCGCAACTCCCAGCACTAAAAAAAACCAGCTTTAAGAGTAATAaggaattatactttttttaacgTGGAGccaattaatacatatttttaaatataattaagacGGTGAATAAAATTCTATGcgtagatatatatttttgactCCGTTGTAATgatttttggttattttaatctgcggagtaaaaagaaatatgtattttaagaaatgGTGCTTTTTACAGAATATCTCTTTTCTCCACACCAGAGGAATCCAGGAAGGAGTTATTTACTAACGCGCTCTATTAATGATTAAGCGTACGGATTAGCGGAGCTATAGATAAAACGTTTTAtggatattattaaaatatacctTTTGACGACTATTCTTTTATACATCGCAcggggcaatcagagtcaggagtGAGACGGGCCTGGTGGCAGGTATTGTAGGACGTGGTTGGCGTTATAGTGCCCCCTACTGGTAAGAGAACCAACTGCAGAGCCGGAGCCAGTAGGGAGCTCCAGTATGAACATGCGCGTGTGTTCACTTTTCCGAGGCACCTAATTATAAGTTATAGGAAGATACATTTCAAAGAAGGTGCATTTACTGGTGTATGAGGGGCAGAAATATTTCCAGAATGGGCCGGTTCTGGGACACCGGATGACACCGGTCCGAGTCACGGCCGTGGTTTATTCCCCAGCTTTTTCAGTACTATTTTAGTGTGGAACAATCCCAAAAACATACAAAGCAGCAGAAACGAAGCAAGGCCTTATGTGGCTTCCCCTGTGATGTTTCCTGTACTTCCCCTTCAACTCACAGCCAGAAGAGTCCGATCTAAAAAAGACTTTTCTCAGAATTCAGCGAGAGGTCTCAGAAGTTTATTCTCAAAACCACTGTCAGAGGAAACATATGAACCCAGCTATGTATTTGTGTCAGCCCTTTGTGTATGAGAATCATGTCAGGTATGGAGCGTGCCCAGTGAAGCTGAACTGTTCCCACTCCCCACAAACACATGGTTTAGAAGATATACCCCTTAATATAGGAAACGAAACATACTGACACAGCTTCTTCACCTTGCATGCAGACAACCGTGAGGTCCATCTGCTGCACCCATCTGGAGTGGAAGAGGCTGCTCTATAATGCCCCTTTGCGATTCTTCA
The nucleotide sequence above comes from Spea bombifrons isolate aSpeBom1 chromosome 10, aSpeBom1.2.pri, whole genome shotgun sequence. Encoded proteins:
- the PDP2 gene encoding pyruvate dehydrogenase [acetyl-transferring]-phosphatase 2, mitochondrial, whose translation is MMSKTVSRWILVSVKNGFPLGRRERRGYSKCVLNRGPDKRGAHAHKAVTQTCLCYPIYQTSKALRCTSTEEDVHFQLHPSQINYALRANEMSYKLPEPDGKGRSTILKFESNQLASNTPCEDRRSAATCLQAKGHMFGVFDGHAGSACAQSISERLFYYIAVSLMSQETLEEMEFAREHLKPVLPILQWHKHKNDSVYREVASLYVDHLRVYWQELLNLDNESGMKVADALSYSFQRLDSDISLEAQVPAESELVRNLTLQIAFSGATACVSHIDGIHLHVANAGDSRAILGVQDDNGNWSAVPLTADHDAFNNSELRRIKSEHPASEEETVVSENRLLGILMPFRAFGDVRFKWSQELQKSVLQNACDSEPLNIYQYSPSNYHTPPYLTAAPEITYHKLRTQDKFLVMASDGLWDMLENQEVVNLVAEHLSEVRLQEPEVSVEKRSLGYMHSLLLKRRSRGFHLQDQNVATHLIRHAIGSNEHGDIDQEKLAAMLSLPEDLSRMYRDDITVTVIFFNSSAVEMHYKENEGA